The genomic stretch TCCGCGAGCACCTTCATCCTCGAACCCCCGCCGACTTTCACGCCGCGGACGATGAAGTCCGGCTCCGCTTCCGCTTCCCGCAACGCCACCCGCCGGCAGGCCTCCTCGCGCCGGGTCTCCGCGAGGAACTCGTCGGCGGGAACGGTCTTTGAGAGGGGGGCGGTCTCCAGCACCGAGAGAACCGGCACAAGATCGGCCGCATGCCGCGGGCCCCGGTAGACCGGGACGCCGGTCTCGCGCTCGACGTCGGCAAACGACGCGGTGCACATCCCGGAGACGATCGCCATATCGTAGTTACTACCGGCAAGCAGCCTCCGGAGTTCTCCGGGGGCAAGAAATGACGCAATTTCGCCGGTGATTACTACATCGATCTCATAGCGGTCCCTGAACCTTTCAGCCGCCGACTTCACGATACCGACCGTCGCCGATCCGGTCGGGAGGAGAATGCGCATACACTTCACTTATTACTCTGAGGATGACAAATAATCTGATCTCATGCTACGGTGCGATCTGCATGTCCACACCAGGTTCTCCAAGGACGGAGAGAGCAGTGTGGAGGAAATTCTCCGGCGAGCGGAGGCGGTCGGCCTCGACGCCATCGCGATCACCGATCACGATACGGTGGAGGGTGCCCTCTACGCCCTCGAGTGCGACACCCCCGTGACCGTGATCCCGGGCACCGAGGTCTCGACAAAGCAGGGCCATCTCCTCGCACTCGGCGTCACGGAACCCCTCCCGGACGGGCTCGACTTCTTCGAGACCGTTACCATCGCGCGTGTCCGGGGCGCTCTCCTGATCCTCCCGCACCCCTACCACCGCTGGCGCCACGGCGTCGGGAGGAGGCTCGCGGCCGGTATCGGCGCGGTGGACGCGGTGGAGGTCTTCAACAGCCGCTACATCACCGGATCGGCGAATCGCAAAGCCGCAGTCATAGCAAAGAGGTTCAGGAAACCCGGCGTTGCCGGGAGCGACGCCCACAACGCCCGTTACGTCGGGTTCGGGGTCACTTACGTCACGGCCGAGCCCGATGCGGCCTCCATCCTCTCCGCGATCCGGGAAGGCCGGACGATGGCGGGCGGAAGGATGACCCCGCTCCACACCTACACCCGCCAGTCCCTCAAGGGCGCTCTCCGGAGAATCCGGCGGACGGTACACCGATGAACCTGGCGTTCCGCTTCTCGTACTTCGGCGACCGGTTCTTCGGTTCGCAGATGCAGCCCGACCTCCGCACCGTGGAAGGCGAGTTCATCGCGGCCTGCAGGCATCTTGGGCTCTTCGAAGACTGGAGAGAGGCGGGATTTGCCACCGCCGGCCGCACCGACCGCGGGGTGCACGCCCGGTGCCAGGTCTGTTCATTCCGGACGGATAAGCCGGAATTGGCTATCGAAGCGCTGAACCGGGTGCTCCCCCCGGACATCTGGTGTACAGGATGGACCGAGGCCCCCGACGGGTTCCACCCCCGGTACAGCGCCGTATCGAGGACATACCGCTACTACTTCTCTGCCCCCGGCGACGTCCCCGCCATGCACGAAGCGGCGCAGGAGTTTCTCGGACGGCACGACTTCTCGGCGTTCGCCCGTGCCGGAGACCGGAACCCCGAGCGGAGGATCCTTGCATCGCGGGTCTTTAGAGACGGGCGGTTCGCCGTATTCGAGGTGACGGGCGAGAGTTTCCTCTGGAACATGGTCAGGTGCATGGCAACAATGCTTGGAGAGGTGGGAAGGGGCGAGGCCGAAGCCGGGGATGTCGCAGGGCTTCTTGCCGGACCGGCGGAGGGAAGAGTCGCTGCGGCACCCCCCGAGGGGCTGATCCTCTGGGATATCGATCACGGGATCTCCTTTACGCCTCTTCCGATCGACCCAAAGAGCAGCCGGCATCTGTCCGACCGCCACCGCTACCACGTCCTCATGGCGGAGGTCTCCGCACACCTCGCACCGGATATCCGGCAGCCTGACACATCCGGGATATAATACTTCCCAATGAAGCACAATGCTTCAGAGGGGATCGGGAAACCGACCCACCTTATTATCGCTGTTTTGAATGGATCAGGCCACAGGCGATGGATCTTCCGGAAGCGGTGCGGCAGGGGAAAAGAACCCCTCCGCCCATCATCTAGGATTGCTTCACTTAACCCTTCCGAAACGCGGCATACGATAAGACCGGAGATCGCCGGAATCACGCCGTAGGTGTTCCCTGCCCGCTCCCGGCGGAAGGCGGCGACCATTCTCGCCCGGGCC from Methanoculleus chikugoensis encodes the following:
- a CDS encoding CehA/McbA family metallohydrolase, whose translation is MLRCDLHVHTRFSKDGESSVEEILRRAEAVGLDAIAITDHDTVEGALYALECDTPVTVIPGTEVSTKQGHLLALGVTEPLPDGLDFFETVTIARVRGALLILPHPYHRWRHGVGRRLAAGIGAVDAVEVFNSRYITGSANRKAAVIAKRFRKPGVAGSDAHNARYVGFGVTYVTAEPDAASILSAIREGRTMAGGRMTPLHTYTRQSLKGALRRIRRTVHR
- the truA gene encoding tRNA pseudouridine(38-40) synthase TruA — encoded protein: MNLAFRFSYFGDRFFGSQMQPDLRTVEGEFIAACRHLGLFEDWREAGFATAGRTDRGVHARCQVCSFRTDKPELAIEALNRVLPPDIWCTGWTEAPDGFHPRYSAVSRTYRYYFSAPGDVPAMHEAAQEFLGRHDFSAFARAGDRNPERRILASRVFRDGRFAVFEVTGESFLWNMVRCMATMLGEVGRGEAEAGDVAGLLAGPAEGRVAAAPPEGLILWDIDHGISFTPLPIDPKSSRHLSDRHRYHVLMAEVSAHLAPDIRQPDTSGI